One [Clostridium] saccharolyticum WM1 DNA segment encodes these proteins:
- a CDS encoding methyl-accepting chemotaxis protein — MKKQNTNVEGTLREKGSLLKNLSISKKLILGFGVMLLIIMASSALSALNTKNLGFQVKRYYRYTVPNTNSTWTMRSGLASAQKYLLQAVLDDDAQAIQENLTKAQEQEESAAAALEAFAKNQSSSARDQEIAQLNDLLAKAGTAREEISGLLLASSHGNTSKAYESYKNNYSPALDQAGEILLNFSKIQVQFATSQQQEAKTIIKAAWFTLSLSLLISLLFSLFITAVIRKAILVPVKEIELVYKEMAKGNLQTQITYESRDELGSMAESIRNTNAAITSYIRDITEKLNLLAQGDMRFSMDLDYIGDFEAIKNAIIKTVTSLNRTLIMIDAAAEQVNTGTEQVSSGAQQLAAGSTEQAASVEELSASIANITEQAEENSKNVAKATEYVKQTSDNVKNGGSHMKQLTKAMDNIGVFSDQITNITKVIEDIAFQTNILSLNAAIEAARAGTAGKGFSVVADEVRNLAAKSAEAAKQTAELIQNSVYAVQEGTQITQKTAQILEDIDKTTGYINDIVNKINGSASEQASSIEQIRLGLEQVSAVIQANAATAEENSASSEEMSAQANTLRDEVGKFRLEAEQRPGREPDQNTQRYDEDDSTDPVCQKY, encoded by the coding sequence ATGAAAAAACAAAATACGAATGTGGAAGGCACCCTCAGAGAGAAGGGCTCTCTGCTCAAAAACCTGTCTATCAGCAAAAAGCTGATTTTAGGTTTTGGTGTAATGCTGCTGATCATCATGGCATCCTCCGCCCTGTCCGCTTTGAACACAAAAAATCTCGGGTTCCAGGTCAAACGCTATTACCGCTACACCGTACCAAACACCAACAGCACATGGACCATGAGATCCGGCCTTGCCTCAGCACAAAAATACCTTTTACAGGCAGTTCTTGATGATGATGCCCAGGCCATACAGGAAAACCTGACAAAGGCTCAGGAACAGGAAGAAAGCGCTGCCGCCGCATTAGAAGCTTTTGCAAAAAACCAGTCTTCCAGTGCAAGGGATCAAGAGATTGCCCAGCTGAATGATCTGCTGGCAAAAGCCGGAACCGCCAGAGAAGAGATTTCCGGGCTTCTTCTTGCCTCCTCCCACGGAAACACCAGCAAAGCCTATGAATCCTATAAAAACAATTACTCTCCCGCCCTTGACCAGGCAGGAGAGATCCTGTTAAATTTTTCAAAGATCCAGGTTCAGTTTGCCACTTCCCAGCAGCAGGAAGCAAAAACCATTATAAAAGCAGCCTGGTTCACCCTTTCTCTGTCCCTGCTGATCTCCCTGTTATTTTCCCTTTTCATTACAGCCGTTATCAGGAAGGCCATTCTGGTTCCTGTAAAGGAAATTGAGCTTGTTTACAAGGAAATGGCAAAGGGTAATTTACAGACTCAGATTACCTATGAAAGCCGGGATGAGCTTGGAAGTATGGCGGAAAGTATCAGAAATACAAATGCCGCGATTACCTCCTATATCCGTGACATTACGGAAAAGCTGAATCTTCTGGCACAGGGGGATATGCGCTTCTCCATGGATCTTGATTATATTGGAGACTTTGAAGCCATCAAAAATGCAATCATTAAAACGGTAACATCTTTAAACCGTACCCTCATCATGATCGATGCCGCCGCAGAGCAGGTAAATACTGGGACAGAGCAGGTTTCTTCCGGCGCCCAGCAGCTGGCCGCCGGTTCCACAGAGCAGGCCGCTTCCGTAGAAGAGCTGTCCGCTTCGATTGCTAACATCACGGAACAGGCTGAGGAGAATTCAAAAAATGTTGCAAAGGCTACGGAATATGTGAAACAGACCAGCGATAATGTGAAGAACGGCGGCTCCCATATGAAGCAGCTTACAAAAGCAATGGACAACATCGGCGTCTTTTCCGATCAGATCACCAATATCACAAAGGTTATTGAGGACATTGCATTCCAGACCAATATCCTATCCCTTAACGCTGCCATTGAAGCTGCCCGGGCAGGTACCGCAGGAAAAGGCTTTTCCGTTGTAGCAGATGAGGTCCGCAACCTTGCTGCCAAATCCGCAGAAGCCGCAAAGCAGACAGCAGAACTTATACAAAATTCCGTTTATGCAGTACAGGAAGGCACTCAAATCACCCAGAAAACCGCCCAGATCCTGGAGGATATTGATAAAACCACTGGCTATATTAACGATATTGTGAATAAAATCAATGGATCAGCCTCAGAACAGGCCTCTTCCATTGAGCAGATCCGTTTAGGACTGGAGCAGGTATCCGCAGTCATTCAGGCGAATGCAGCTACTGCGGAGGAGAACTCAGCCTCCAGCGAGGAGATGAGTGCCCAGGCCAATACTCTTCGGGATGAGGTTGGTAAATTCCGCCTGGAAGCAGAACAGAGACCAGGAAGAGAACCGGATCAAAACACGCAAAGATACGATGAGGATGACAGCACAGACCCTGTCTGTCAAAAATATTAA
- a CDS encoding AAA family ATPase → MVQNTVRISEIELSGFKNTQYGKIVMPSAGKRDYFSKTADILGIYGQNGSGKTAVIEAMGLVQVLLTGRPLSREAVHYISKEADVCTIMVRFIIQTDSKKTMTEYSVQLKRVTGTEFEITREILRGAAWNGEKFESKKTLIDYELHSEGGIFTPKYRLEDLIRENDENKVNLTVAKKMARKDLVSFIFGPEGRGVFLSAAKGASEEYAFLIEALHQYAGMNLFVISNAHAGAISMNFMIPFTFRLDLGERVAKGDLLIRLDEPSVISKEHFTIARQIIEEMNVVLDTIIPGLSIGIHDFGEQLSERGETGYRVELISKRGETIIPLNYESEGILKIISVLNALMCVYNNASMCLIIDELDSGVYEYLLGELLSVFEKGARGQLIFTSHNLRALEMINKNSIVFSTANSSNRYIRLQNIKSNHNLRDMYLRSITLGGQKETVYEETDSVEIGRAFRRAGKAVKDGNQN, encoded by the coding sequence ATGGTTCAGAATACGGTTCGCATAAGTGAAATTGAATTAAGCGGATTTAAGAATACCCAATACGGAAAAATTGTAATGCCGTCTGCCGGAAAACGGGATTATTTTTCAAAAACTGCTGATATTCTGGGCATATATGGCCAGAATGGTTCGGGAAAAACAGCCGTGATCGAGGCAATGGGGTTAGTCCAGGTTTTGCTGACGGGGCGGCCTTTGTCACGGGAAGCGGTCCACTACATTTCCAAAGAGGCAGATGTCTGTACGATTATGGTCCGGTTTATTATCCAGACAGACAGCAAAAAGACCATGACAGAATATTCTGTTCAATTAAAGAGAGTGACCGGCACCGAGTTTGAAATTACCCGGGAGATCCTAAGGGGGGCCGCCTGGAACGGAGAAAAATTTGAAAGCAAAAAGACCTTGATCGATTATGAACTGCATTCTGAGGGGGGGATCTTTACTCCAAAATACCGGCTGGAAGATTTAATACGGGAAAATGATGAAAATAAGGTCAATTTGACCGTTGCAAAAAAGATGGCCCGGAAAGACCTGGTTTCTTTTATCTTCGGCCCGGAGGGCAGGGGGGTATTTCTGTCAGCCGCTAAGGGTGCATCGGAGGAATATGCCTTCCTCATTGAAGCGCTTCATCAATATGCAGGCATGAATTTATTTGTCATTTCCAATGCCCATGCCGGGGCAATCAGCATGAATTTCATGATCCCTTTTACTTTCCGCCTGGACCTTGGGGAAAGGGTTGCAAAGGGAGATTTGCTCATCAGGCTGGATGAGCCTTCCGTCATCAGCAAAGAGCATTTTACAATAGCCCGGCAGATCATTGAGGAAATGAATGTGGTCCTTGACACCATAATCCCCGGCCTTTCCATAGGGATCCATGATTTTGGAGAGCAGCTTTCTGAGCGGGGAGAAACCGGGTACAGAGTGGAATTGATTTCTAAGAGGGGAGAGACCATAATCCCCTTAAACTATGAGTCAGAAGGGATTCTTAAGATCATTTCTGTTTTAAATGCCCTTATGTGTGTTTATAACAACGCTTCCATGTGTCTGATTATTGATGAACTGGATTCGGGTGTTTATGAATACCTTTTAGGGGAACTTCTTTCCGTGTTTGAAAAAGGGGCAAGGGGACAGTTGATTTTCACATCACATAACCTGCGTGCGCTGGAAATGATCAACAAAAACAGCATTGTTTTTTCCACAGCCAATTCCTCCAACCGGTATATCCGTCTGCAGAATATAAAGAGCAATCATAATTTACGGGATATGTACCTTAGGAGCATCACTTTAGGAGGTCAGAAAGAAACTGTTTATGAGGAAACCGACAGCGTGGAAATCGGCCGGGCGTTCCGCCGTGCCGGAAAGGCGGTAAAGGATGGGAACCAAAACTAA
- a CDS encoding FAD-dependent oxidoreductase yields MKQDLNYDVVVIGGGPAGTSAAIASARNGARTLLVEQNGCLGGMLTMAGTGPQMTFHAGSTQVVQGIAEEIVERMVNEGFSPGHMEDFVGYASSITPFDAEGMKLVLETMVRESGADLLYHTVYTGCEREGRKISKVHLYGKQGFFDAAASVFIDASADGDLATHAGIESVYGREEDHLAQPMTMNLKVRNVDRERVMEYVKSHSDDMLSTIPFDRLELIPRSGVQGAYSIIKKAREAGEFPIDRDMVLCFETNNLGEYILNMSRIVKKSAVDSFDLTEAEIEGRRQAHIIVNFMKKYIPGFEQAVIVSTGPHIGIRESRKINGAYKLTAADLLQNKMFEDAIAMGGYPIDIHSPDGGTMEHHYLKKGSWYSIPYRCLYTNELDNLLVTGRCMSATHEACAAVRVTPILMAISQGAGTAAALAAGQGISVAAIDVVQLRETLKAGGAFLEPYC; encoded by the coding sequence ATGAAACAGGATTTGAATTATGATGTGGTTGTGATCGGCGGAGGACCGGCAGGAACATCAGCGGCCATTGCCAGCGCCAGAAACGGAGCCAGAACGCTTCTTGTGGAACAGAACGGATGTCTGGGAGGAATGCTGACCATGGCGGGCACTGGCCCCCAGATGACCTTTCATGCAGGCAGCACACAGGTTGTGCAGGGAATCGCTGAGGAAATCGTGGAGCGAATGGTGAACGAGGGATTTTCCCCTGGTCATATGGAGGATTTTGTAGGGTATGCCAGTTCCATAACACCCTTTGACGCGGAAGGAATGAAGCTGGTTCTGGAGACCATGGTCCGGGAATCGGGGGCTGATCTTTTGTATCACACCGTTTACACCGGCTGTGAACGGGAGGGGCGGAAAATCAGCAAAGTGCATCTGTATGGGAAACAGGGGTTCTTTGATGCAGCCGCATCGGTCTTTATTGACGCTTCGGCAGACGGGGATCTTGCAACTCACGCCGGAATTGAAAGCGTCTATGGAAGGGAAGAGGACCATCTTGCCCAGCCCATGACCATGAACCTTAAGGTGCGGAACGTAGATAGGGAAAGAGTCATGGAATATGTAAAAAGCCATTCGGATGATATGCTTTCTACCATTCCCTTTGACCGTCTGGAGCTGATTCCAAGAAGCGGAGTCCAGGGAGCGTATTCTATTATCAAAAAGGCCAGGGAAGCAGGGGAATTTCCCATTGACAGGGATATGGTGCTGTGCTTTGAAACCAATAATCTGGGAGAATATATCCTTAATATGTCCCGGATCGTGAAAAAAAGTGCGGTGGATTCCTTTGATCTGACCGAGGCGGAAATAGAGGGCAGAAGACAGGCTCATATCATTGTAAATTTCATGAAAAAATACATCCCGGGATTCGAACAGGCAGTGATTGTTTCCACAGGACCTCATATCGGAATCAGGGAAAGCCGCAAGATCAACGGCGCATATAAGCTGACGGCTGCGGACCTTCTTCAGAATAAGATGTTTGAGGATGCAATCGCCATGGGCGGCTATCCCATCGACATCCATTCACCCGACGGGGGGACCATGGAGCATCATTATTTAAAAAAGGGAAGCTGGTATTCCATTCCCTACCGCTGCTTATACACCAATGAGCTGGATAACTTACTGGTGACCGGGCGCTGCATGAGTGCAACTCACGAAGCCTGTGCGGCCGTTCGCGTAACTCCCATACTGATGGCCATCAGCCAAGGGGCCGGCACTGCGGCGGCTCTTGCAGCAGGCCAGGGGATCAGTGTGGCTGCCATTGATGTGGTTCAGCTCCGGGAAACCTTAAAGGCCGGCGGGGCGTTTCTTGAGCCTTATTGCTGA
- a CDS encoding winged helix-turn-helix transcriptional regulator — protein MKKSGLQDMKRENLRLIMSVILEKESVSRIELSEIIGLSPSTVSSLTSELMEKGWIEESGIAVSTGGRKRTELSINKNKGYIAVLEIGWRRAVLHFMDLSLEKGDSVILSDYYITGNELLEKVIQYLKEDAENLCNGQLAGIGLLFQEDMNPSDFNVMYSTSLSSDTISFCEAVKTQFKVPVIEEYSQVYSFRQILEREESANSAHIEIGKKVFVSITANGTLLDMSSGKKADMTPFVETEDKKITSDRLTEGIVNILQMICMLFPIENVYLSGRLTEGEDLAKRVSGQLRKKRLIKQAVEIRAVKPVINHMETDLGMRVLKKVIYEM, from the coding sequence ATGAAAAAAAGCGGTTTACAGGACATGAAAAGGGAAAATCTGCGGTTGATCATGAGCGTGATACTGGAAAAGGAATCGGTTTCCCGCATTGAATTATCGGAGATCATAGGGCTTTCCCCCAGCACGGTATCCTCTCTGACTTCAGAATTGATGGAAAAGGGCTGGATCGAAGAAAGCGGAATTGCCGTTTCTACGGGTGGCAGAAAGAGAACCGAACTGTCAATTAATAAAAACAAAGGGTATATTGCCGTTTTGGAAATCGGCTGGAGAAGGGCCGTGCTCCATTTTATGGATCTTTCCCTGGAAAAAGGCGACAGTGTGATCCTGTCGGATTATTATATCACAGGCAATGAGCTGCTGGAAAAGGTCATTCAGTATTTAAAAGAGGATGCAGAAAATCTATGCAATGGCCAGCTGGCCGGAATCGGCCTGCTTTTTCAGGAGGATATGAATCCCAGCGATTTTAATGTCATGTATTCCACATCCTTGTCTTCCGACACCATTTCTTTCTGTGAAGCGGTTAAGACCCAGTTTAAGGTGCCGGTCATAGAAGAATATTCCCAGGTCTATTCTTTCCGGCAGATACTGGAAAGAGAAGAGAGTGCCAACAGCGCCCATATTGAAATCGGAAAAAAGGTATTTGTATCCATAACCGCCAATGGGACGCTTCTTGATATGAGTTCGGGAAAAAAAGCGGATATGACTCCGTTTGTGGAAACAGAGGATAAAAAAATAACCAGTGACAGACTGACAGAAGGGATTGTCAATATACTGCAGATGATCTGCATGCTGTTTCCCATAGAAAATGTATACTTATCAGGCAGGCTGACAGAAGGAGAGGACTTGGCAAAACGAGTCAGCGGTCAGCTGCGGAAAAAACGTTTAATTAAACAAGCTGTTGAAATCAGGGCCGTAAAGCCCGTGATTAACCATATGGAAACAGATCTAGGCATGCGAGTGCTGAAAAAAGTGATTTATGAAATGTAG
- a CDS encoding hydantoinase/oxoprolinase family protein → MKVRIGIDVGGTFTDAVAIDNETFELVGVVKTPTTHNSSRGVAEGIVQALQKIMEDCSISPEDVVFIAHGTTQATNALLEGDVASVGIVTLGSGLQGVKSKSDTNIGNIELAAGKFLVSQNVYADTSEAEKLESTIENAIHSLLERDASSIVAAEAFSVDDPVNENMALEMCRKMEVPGTATNEISKLYGLKIRTRTAVVNASIMPKMLEAATMTEKSIKDAGIKSPLMVMRCDGGVMTVDEVRNRPIMTILSGPAAGVAGALMYEKLTDGLFFEVGGTSTDISCVKDGKVMIQYAEVGGHKTYLNSLDVRTVGIGGGSMVQIRDGKAVDMGPRSAHIAGLDYEVYTDAGLIRNPRLETVRPVSTDPDYAVIVCDNGVRVTLTMAGAANIAGYVKPEDYAYGNVEAARKAWKPLAENMGCTVEEAAKKVMAFAAAKNAKVAEQLMKDYKMRPEQTVFVGGGGGAASVVPHLAETLKHKCRIAGNAAVISTIGVALAMVRDMVERTVSNPSQEDILSIRREAEQKAIQSGAAPGTIEIHVDVDTQKNLVRAIAVGATEMRSKTLGSAKLSVKELIKLSADNLSVAPEELSVTAENGRMYAVQYKKVERKLLGLVKTTTTPLRLIDEEGVIRLQKNNALVAEAKIKEWEAKADWFLEELTVFNDGGANLPNIYLVSGKRIIDLSGLQNREQICGLGNAELTGFDKEEKILIVATKRADS, encoded by the coding sequence ATGAAAGTACGTATCGGAATTGATGTCGGCGGCACATTTACGGATGCAGTTGCCATTGATAATGAAACTTTTGAGCTGGTCGGTGTTGTAAAAACGCCGACCACCCACAATTCTTCCAGAGGCGTGGCGGAAGGAATTGTACAGGCGCTGCAAAAAATCATGGAAGACTGCAGCATCAGCCCGGAGGACGTGGTTTTTATCGCACACGGCACGACCCAGGCAACCAATGCTCTTCTGGAAGGAGATGTGGCCTCAGTAGGCATTGTGACCCTTGGAAGCGGCTTGCAGGGAGTAAAGAGCAAATCAGATACAAACATCGGAAACATTGAACTGGCAGCCGGAAAATTTCTGGTGAGCCAGAATGTTTATGCGGATACTTCAGAGGCGGAAAAACTGGAAAGCACCATTGAAAACGCCATCCATTCCTTATTGGAGCGGGACGCTTCAAGTATCGTTGCGGCAGAAGCGTTCAGCGTGGATGATCCGGTCAATGAAAACATGGCTCTGGAGATGTGCAGGAAGATGGAGGTTCCGGGAACCGCTACCAATGAGATCTCCAAGCTGTACGGCTTAAAGATAAGAACCAGGACCGCCGTGGTGAATGCCAGCATTATGCCTAAAATGCTGGAAGCTGCCACCATGACGGAAAAAAGCATTAAGGACGCAGGGATCAAAAGCCCGCTTATGGTGATGCGGTGTGACGGCGGGGTCATGACCGTGGATGAGGTAAGAAACCGGCCTATTATGACCATTCTTTCAGGACCGGCTGCCGGAGTTGCCGGAGCGCTGATGTATGAAAAGCTGACGGATGGCCTGTTTTTTGAAGTCGGCGGTACATCAACGGATATCTCCTGTGTGAAGGATGGCAAGGTCATGATCCAGTACGCTGAGGTGGGAGGACATAAAACCTATTTAAACAGCCTGGATGTGAGGACCGTGGGAATCGGAGGCGGAAGCATGGTCCAGATAAGGGATGGAAAGGCGGTGGATATGGGGCCCAGAAGTGCCCATATCGCAGGACTGGATTATGAAGTCTATACGGATGCCGGCCTGATCCGGAATCCAAGGCTTGAGACGGTCAGGCCGGTGTCCACTGATCCGGATTACGCGGTAATCGTATGCGACAACGGAGTAAGGGTCACCCTGACCATGGCCGGGGCAGCCAACATTGCCGGTTATGTGAAGCCGGAGGATTACGCCTATGGGAATGTGGAGGCGGCCAGGAAGGCATGGAAGCCCCTGGCAGAAAACATGGGCTGCACCGTGGAGGAAGCTGCTAAAAAGGTAATGGCCTTTGCGGCAGCAAAAAATGCGAAAGTGGCAGAGCAGCTGATGAAGGATTATAAAATGCGGCCGGAGCAGACGGTTTTTGTAGGCGGAGGCGGCGGAGCGGCCAGCGTGGTGCCTCATCTGGCCGAAACCCTGAAGCATAAATGCCGGATCGCGGGCAATGCGGCGGTCATTTCTACCATTGGCGTGGCCCTGGCCATGGTCCGGGATATGGTGGAACGAACGGTGTCAAATCCCTCCCAGGAAGATATTTTAAGCATCCGCAGGGAGGCGGAGCAGAAAGCCATACAAAGCGGTGCCGCGCCCGGAACCATTGAGATTCATGTGGATGTTGATACCCAGAAAAATCTTGTAAGGGCGATTGCTGTTGGTGCTACGGAAATGAGAAGCAAAACCCTGGGCAGTGCAAAGCTGTCTGTGAAAGAGCTTATAAAGCTGTCTGCTGATAATCTGTCAGTAGCTCCGGAGGAACTGTCCGTTACGGCTGAGAACGGCCGTATGTATGCGGTTCAGTATAAGAAGGTGGAAAGAAAATTACTGGGTCTGGTGAAAACGACCACCACTCCCCTGCGCCTGATCGATGAAGAGGGGGTCATCCGGCTTCAGAAAAACAATGCTCTTGTTGCGGAGGCAAAGATAAAGGAATGGGAAGCAAAGGCTGACTGGTTTCTGGAAGAACTGACCGTGTTTAATGACGGAGGCGCCAATCTGCCTAATATTTATCTGGTATCAGGAAAACGTATCATTGATCTGTCAGGCCTTCAGAACCGGGAGCAGATCTGCGGCCTGGGTAATGCAGAGCTTACGGGCTTTGACAAAGAGGAAAAGATTTTGATTGTGGCAACGAAAAGGGCAGATTCATAA
- a CDS encoding ABC transporter substrate-binding protein, whose amino-acid sequence MKRRKRWLAAIMAAVMSMTLAACGGGAATSGQTTAAGSTEAPDTKAAADTKAPAEGGKTVITLWHAMGGVNGEATEALVKAFNESQNEIEVKSEYQGTYDDLITKLKAAMQSGNMPDVCQMYDIGTKFMTDSGYAIPVQDMFATTNFDPSTVMNIITSYYTVDGKQMSMPFNVSTPMLYYNKDVFKAAGLDPNTPPKTFDEVLEFSKKIVESKAAPVGYAQAIYGWFFEQQIAGQGKYYANNENGRKAPATEVDFLNNGAGLKIFETWKKLMDSGYAANYGSTTADTQTAFFSGQTAMIIESTAILKNATASSDFEIGTGYLPKIDASAADGGVIIGGASLWMMDNKDEAKKNAAWKFIEFTTTPDSQATWSMSTGYFAVNPKAYETPAMKDFIAQNPNFTTAINQLKDTPVNGYTAGVLSGVATESRKLFNEAMEKTYDGTYTPEQAIDFLAEKVNAAIANYNSSTK is encoded by the coding sequence ATGAAAAGAAGAAAAAGATGGCTGGCGGCAATTATGGCTGCAGTCATGTCCATGACTCTTGCAGCATGCGGAGGAGGTGCTGCCACTTCCGGGCAAACCACAGCGGCAGGCTCCACAGAAGCCCCTGACACCAAAGCCGCAGCGGACACAAAGGCCCCTGCGGAAGGCGGAAAGACAGTCATCACCTTATGGCATGCCATGGGAGGCGTTAACGGAGAAGCAACCGAAGCTCTGGTTAAGGCATTTAACGAATCCCAGAATGAGATTGAAGTGAAAAGTGAATATCAGGGAACCTATGATGACTTAATCACCAAACTGAAAGCGGCCATGCAAAGCGGCAACATGCCGGATGTATGCCAGATGTATGACATCGGAACAAAGTTCATGACCGACAGCGGTTATGCCATTCCGGTGCAGGATATGTTTGCCACTACAAACTTTGATCCTTCCACCGTTATGAACATCATCACCAGCTACTATACGGTAGACGGAAAACAAATGTCCATGCCATTTAACGTCTCCACCCCCATGCTGTACTACAACAAGGACGTTTTTAAGGCTGCAGGCTTAGACCCCAACACTCCTCCCAAGACATTTGATGAGGTTTTGGAATTTTCCAAGAAAATTGTGGAAAGCAAAGCTGCTCCGGTAGGCTATGCCCAGGCCATTTACGGCTGGTTCTTTGAACAGCAGATCGCCGGACAGGGAAAATATTATGCAAACAATGAAAACGGGCGGAAAGCCCCTGCCACGGAAGTGGATTTCTTAAACAACGGAGCAGGATTAAAGATTTTTGAAACCTGGAAAAAGCTCATGGATTCCGGATATGCGGCAAACTACGGAAGCACCACCGCAGATACTCAGACCGCATTCTTCTCTGGTCAGACTGCCATGATCATTGAATCCACGGCAATCCTTAAAAATGCTACGGCCAGCAGCGATTTTGAAATCGGTACCGGATACCTTCCAAAGATTGATGCAAGTGCTGCCGACGGCGGTGTAATCATCGGTGGCGCCTCCTTATGGATGATGGATAATAAGGATGAGGCAAAAAAGAACGCTGCCTGGAAGTTTATTGAATTTACCACCACACCGGATTCCCAGGCCACCTGGAGCATGTCCACCGGCTATTTTGCAGTTAACCCCAAGGCTTATGAAACTCCGGCCATGAAGGATTTCATTGCCCAGAATCCGAATTTTACCACTGCGATCAACCAGCTTAAGGATACTCCTGTAAACGGATACACCGCAGGCGTATTATCAGGAGTGGCTACCGAGTCCAGAAAGCTCTTTAACGAAGCAATGGAAAAGACCTATGACGGTACTTATACTCCGGAACAGGCGATCGATTTCCTGGCTGAAAAAGTGAATGCAGCCATTGCAAATTACAATTCTTCCACAAAATAA
- a CDS encoding carbohydrate ABC transporter permease, translating into MKNKLVKYLLYTLNILFAIVIISPVVYCFNVSMMTMKEVFSGGFWPRQLILDNYRKALQLAPFFTFIKNSLIVSGTVTFGQIGTGALAAYAFSMMKFRGRNALFLLMLATMMIPSQAIIIANYLIICDLGLKNTYTALILPNVASAFAVFNMRQAFLQLPMEIKEAADIDGCSNFRFFCFIALPLVKPSMGALGIYIFLQSWNHYLWPLLVTDSVNMRTVQIGLGMLQGAESTDFRPVMAGSMIILVPSILAFVLGQKQLISGLTSGSVKG; encoded by the coding sequence ATGAAAAACAAACTGGTGAAATATTTGCTTTATACCTTAAATATCCTTTTTGCAATCGTCATCATCTCACCTGTTGTCTACTGCTTTAACGTCAGCATGATGACCATGAAGGAAGTATTTTCCGGCGGCTTCTGGCCAAGGCAGCTGATTTTGGATAATTACAGAAAGGCCCTGCAGCTGGCCCCGTTCTTTACCTTTATCAAAAACTCCTTGATCGTATCCGGTACGGTTACTTTTGGGCAGATCGGCACCGGAGCTTTGGCGGCCTATGCCTTTTCCATGATGAAATTCCGCGGCAGGAACGCCCTGTTTTTGCTTATGCTTGCTACTATGATGATCCCAAGTCAGGCAATCATCATAGCAAACTACTTAATCATCTGCGACCTGGGGCTTAAGAATACTTATACCGCCCTGATCCTCCCAAATGTTGCATCTGCCTTTGCGGTGTTTAACATGAGACAGGCATTCCTTCAGCTTCCCATGGAAATCAAAGAGGCTGCGGATATTGACGGATGCAGCAACTTCCGTTTCTTCTGCTTCATCGCCCTGCCTCTTGTAAAACCGTCTATGGGCGCACTTGGCATCTACATATTCCTTCAAAGCTGGAATCACTATTTATGGCCCCTGCTTGTAACGGATTCCGTAAACATGAGAACCGTTCAGATCGGTCTGGGCATGCTTCAGGGTGCGGAATCCACGGACTTCCGTCCGGTCATGGCCGGCTCCATGATCATTCTGGTCCCCTCCATCCTGGCTTTTGTATTAGGACAGAAGCAATTGATTTCCGGACTCACTTCAGGTTCTGTTAAAGGGTAA
- a CDS encoding alpha/beta fold hydrolase, with translation MGYYITVEKNVNIYVEDLNPDCKKTILFLHGWPGSHKLFEYQFDVLPKMGFRCIGIDTRGFGNSDKPFYGYDYDRLADDVRAVMNVLKLKDITLAGHSTGGAIAVRYMARHRGYGVSRLALFAAAAPSLIKRPNFPYGLDKEAVLQIIDGTYADRPNMLNDFGNIFFFQHISEPFSQWFLQLGLQAAGWATAAIANTWIQEVLFSDLESIQVPTLIIHGIHDKVVPYPLGEIQHQSIRNSRLVSLEFSGHGAFYDQKDEFNKVLAEFAGGGC, from the coding sequence ATGGGATACTATATAACCGTTGAAAAAAATGTAAACATATACGTTGAAGATCTGAATCCGGACTGCAAAAAGACAATTTTATTTCTTCACGGCTGGCCGGGAAGCCATAAGCTGTTTGAATATCAGTTTGATGTCCTTCCGAAAATGGGCTTTCGCTGCATTGGCATTGATACAAGGGGATTCGGGAATTCTGATAAGCCGTTTTACGGATATGATTATGACCGTCTGGCCGATGATGTGAGAGCGGTCATGAATGTGCTGAAGCTAAAGGATATTACTCTGGCAGGTCATTCTACGGGAGGGGCCATTGCCGTCAGATACATGGCAAGGCACAGAGGCTACGGGGTATCAAGGCTTGCTTTGTTTGCGGCAGCAGCGCCAAGCCTGATAAAGCGTCCCAATTTCCCTTATGGGCTTGACAAGGAGGCAGTGCTTCAGATCATTGACGGGACCTATGCCGACCGCCCAAACATGTTAAATGATTTTGGCAATATATTCTTCTTCCAGCATATTTCTGAGCCGTTTTCCCAATGGTTTCTCCAATTGGGTCTGCAGGCAGCAGGCTGGGCAACAGCGGCCATTGCAAATACCTGGATCCAGGAGGTATTGTTTTCCGATCTGGAATCAATCCAGGTTCCGACCCTGATCATCCACGGAATCCATGATAAGGTAGTGCCTTATCCTCTTGGAGAAATCCAGCATCAAAGCATCAGAAATTCCAGGCTGGTATCCTTGGAATTCAGCGGACATGGGGCTTTTTATGACCAAAAGGATGAATTCAATAAGGTTTTGGCTGAATTTGCCGGCGGAGGGTGTTAG